The window ATAGTCCTTCATGTATCCGTAACCACCGAGGATCTGAACGGCGTCAGTCGTCACTTTCATTGCGACGTCGCTTGCAAATACTTTTGTCATGGCTGAAAACTTGCCGATGTCCTTCGCCCCGGAGTCTATGTATTTGGCGACGGTGTAATTGAAACTTCTCGCGGCCTGAATGGAAGTTTCCATGTCGGCTAACATAAAACCTATTCCCTGAAAATTGATTATTGCCTGGTCGAACTGGATTCTTTTCGAAGCGTAATCTGCGGCCGCTTCAAAAGCTCCCTGAGCTATTCCGATGGCTTGGGAGGCGACACCCGGTCTTGAGTGATCGAAAGTATCCATCGCTATCCTAAAACCTCTTCCTTCGCCTCCGATGAGGTTTTCTTTAGGTATTTCACAATCGTCGAAGACGAGTTCCGTGGTTATTGAAGCTCTAATTCCCAGTTTTTTTTCTTTTTTTCCGAACGAAAAACCAGCGGCTCCTTTTTCGACTATTACGGCGGAGAGTCCTCTTATCCCTTTACCGGGATTGGTCGTAACGAAGACGACGTAAATGTCAGCTTCGCTGCCTGAGGTTATGAACTGTTTGGTGCCGTTCAAAATATACCGGTTCCCCTTTAAAACGGCTTTTGTTTTAATGTTTGCCGAATCCGAACCGGCTTCAGCTTCTGTTATAGCGAATGCGGCTAATTTTTCACCGCTTGCGATTTGAGGAAGGTACTTTTTTTTCTGCTGTTCATTCGCATGAAGAAGAAGAGGCATGGATCCAAGTCCGCTCGCGGCATAGCAAATCGCTATCCCGCCGCATATACGCGAAAGCTCCTCGGTCACTATCGAAAGTTCGGAAGCTCCACCGCCGAGTCCGTCGTAAGATTCAGGGATAAAGACCCTGAACAAATCGGCTCGGGCCAATTCGGCGAGTATTTCTCTCGGAAAAGTTTCGTTTTCGTCGAATTCCGCGCGAATTGGAAGGATTTTTTCCTCGGCGATTTTCCTCGTCAGGTATTTTATTTCATTTTGCTCCTCGGTGTAAAAAAAATCTGTCGGCGAATTCATTCACTCCTCCTTTTCCGAATCG is drawn from candidate division WOR-3 bacterium and contains these coding sequences:
- a CDS encoding acyl-CoA dehydrogenase family protein; translation: MNSPTDFFYTEEQNEIKYLTRKIAEEKILPIRAEFDENETFPREILAELARADLFRVFIPESYDGLGGGASELSIVTEELSRICGGIAICYAASGLGSMPLLLHANEQQKKKYLPQIASGEKLAAFAITEAEAGSDSANIKTKAVLKGNRYILNGTKQFITSGSEADIYVVFVTTNPGKGIRGLSAVIVEKGAAGFSFGKKEKKLGIRASITTELVFDDCEIPKENLIGGEGRGFRIAMDTFDHSRPGVASQAIGIAQGAFEAAADYASKRIQFDQAIINFQGIGFMLADMETSIQAARSFNYTVAKYIDSGAKDIGKFSAMTKVFASDVAMKVTTDAVQILGGYGYMKDYPVEKMMRDAKITQIYEGTNQIQRSIIMTKLIHELAQKK